Proteins encoded together in one Chitinophaga sp. LS1 window:
- a CDS encoding TonB-dependent receptor domain-containing protein, which translates to MIRIILPCLLLLCSICEITFAQIKVTGKVKDAGGQSLPGANALALQIKDSALLKGGVTNGDGLFTIEQVKADSFIISIRMTGYSRKDVVVVSGDATANNEIILKDIILETSRSQLKQVDVTAQKPLYEQKIDKLIVNVQQNISSAGGTALDVLERSPGVTVERQQNTISLNARAGILIMINGKVSRLPMDAIIQQLSSMGAANIEKIELISNPSAQYDASGNGGIINIILKKPAEYGTNGSYSVTLGYGLKEKAGAGLSINHHAEKVNVYGDFSFYRNHTSQRFENARTVTDGTDDNYTGTVSKRDPVTTSFSAQVGLDYNISKKTTIGGFITGYNNKWVMEANNDVTLQTNKEYTGGIAIVNNETNTWQNLGGNIYLTHEIKKNSSISIDIDYLYYKNDNPSNYANHYYNAGSVLTADSNLDATKKTPVNIWVGKADYTVAFNDNIDLEAGVKGSYSKFDNHVVLNKLENGSWTEVPDFSQSSEYKETIGAAYVALNTSLSSKTKLNAGLRYEYADIDLDVYGKNTGVKRNFNNLFPTLFFSHDINKQQTIQFSYGRRITRPSFSDLAPFVIFIDPTAYYYGNANLLAAITDGVKLDYKFLKYLVSLQYSHESNAFAQNQPVIDSDSDVEVLTTLNLKYRNTYSLMFASPFKVSKWWNIQLNLIGSIRKVMTSHLENNVGINQSYLRLNLVQRFKLPAGITAELMGVYRSPGIAGISKTAAAGSVDVGLQKKILKDKGMLRLNVSDLFWTNIDKQTLDIPSNNLNVRILYRYEPRICRLNFTYNFGSSKVKKQAERESGAEEVGNRVH; encoded by the coding sequence ATGATTAGAATTATCCTACCTTGTTTATTATTGTTATGTTCTATATGCGAGATAACATTTGCACAAATTAAAGTAACCGGAAAAGTTAAAGATGCAGGCGGACAATCATTACCAGGTGCGAATGCATTAGCACTGCAAATAAAAGATTCTGCCCTGCTCAAAGGCGGTGTTACAAACGGAGACGGTTTATTTACTATTGAACAGGTAAAGGCAGACAGTTTTATTATTTCTATCAGGATGACCGGTTATAGCAGGAAAGATGTGGTAGTAGTAAGTGGAGATGCAACTGCCAACAATGAAATAATACTGAAAGATATTATACTCGAAACCAGTCGCAGCCAGTTAAAGCAGGTAGATGTCACTGCACAGAAACCACTTTATGAGCAAAAGATAGATAAGCTTATCGTAAATGTCCAACAGAATATTTCCTCTGCAGGAGGAACCGCCCTTGATGTTCTGGAACGATCGCCGGGTGTAACTGTAGAAAGGCAACAGAATACTATTTCCCTGAATGCAAGAGCAGGAATATTAATTATGATTAATGGAAAAGTATCCCGGTTGCCCATGGATGCTATCATACAGCAACTAAGCAGTATGGGTGCTGCCAACATTGAAAAAATAGAGCTGATCAGTAATCCTTCCGCTCAATATGATGCCAGTGGAAATGGTGGTATTATCAATATTATTTTGAAAAAACCTGCCGAATATGGTACCAATGGTAGCTACAGCGTAACCCTCGGGTATGGATTGAAAGAGAAAGCTGGCGCAGGCCTCAGCATCAACCATCATGCTGAAAAGGTGAATGTTTATGGCGACTTCTCCTTCTACCGGAATCATACCAGCCAGCGCTTTGAAAACGCCAGAACTGTTACGGATGGAACGGATGATAATTATACAGGGACTGTGAGTAAAAGAGATCCCGTAACGACCAGCTTCTCTGCGCAGGTAGGCCTTGATTATAACATTTCAAAAAAGACCACGATTGGTGGCTTTATTACCGGTTATAATAATAAATGGGTAATGGAAGCCAATAATGATGTGACCCTGCAAACCAATAAAGAATATACAGGTGGTATCGCCATCGTCAATAACGAAACGAATACCTGGCAAAACCTGGGTGGAAATATTTACCTGACACATGAAATTAAAAAGAATAGTAGTATCAGTATAGATATTGATTACCTCTATTACAAGAATGATAACCCTTCTAATTACGCTAATCATTACTATAATGCGGGTAGTGTGCTGACGGCAGATTCAAACCTGGATGCTACTAAGAAAACCCCTGTAAATATATGGGTAGGAAAAGCTGATTATACTGTCGCTTTCAATGACAATATAGACCTGGAGGCGGGTGTAAAAGGATCTTATTCGAAGTTCGACAATCATGTAGTTTTGAATAAACTGGAAAATGGCAGCTGGACAGAAGTACCTGATTTTTCCCAGTCCTCAGAATACAAGGAAACGATCGGTGCTGCATATGTTGCGCTGAATACTTCGCTTAGCAGCAAAACCAAACTGAATGCAGGCCTGCGATATGAGTATGCTGATATAGACCTGGATGTATACGGAAAGAATACGGGGGTGAAAAGAAATTTCAATAACCTTTTCCCTACGCTCTTCTTCTCTCACGATATCAATAAGCAGCAAACCATTCAGTTCTCTTATGGGAGGAGAATCACCCGCCCATCCTTCAGTGACCTGGCGCCGTTCGTGATCTTTATTGATCCCACTGCCTATTATTATGGAAATGCGAACCTGCTTGCAGCCATTACTGATGGGGTGAAACTGGATTACAAGTTCCTGAAGTACCTCGTGTCACTGCAATATAGCCATGAGTCTAATGCCTTTGCCCAGAACCAGCCGGTAATTGATAGTGATTCGGATGTGGAAGTGCTGACAACACTTAACCTGAAATACAGGAATACTTATAGCTTAATGTTTGCCTCTCCTTTCAAGGTAAGCAAGTGGTGGAATATACAATTGAATTTAATTGGCAGCATCCGCAAGGTAATGACCAGTCACCTGGAAAATAATGTCGGTATCAACCAGTCTTATTTAAGGCTTAACCTGGTGCAGCGATTTAAATTGCCCGCAGGGATCACGGCAGAGCTAATGGGTGTATACAGGTCTCCTGGTATTGCAGGTATCTCCAAAACGGCCGCGGCAGGATCCGTGGATGTAGGACTACAAAAGAAGATCCTTAAAGATAAGGGAATGCTTAGGCTGAATGTGAGTGACCTGTTCTGGACAAACATAGATAAGCAAACACTGGATATACCCAGTAATAATTTGAATGTAAGAATATTATACCGTTACGAACCGAGAATATGCAGGTTGAATTTTACATACAACTTTGGTAGCAGCAAGGTGAAGAAACAGGCAGAAAGGGAATCAGGGGCAGAAGAAGTTGGTAACCGCGTTCACTGA
- the tnpA gene encoding IS66 family insertion sequence element accessory protein TnpA, which translates to MRTRTSQVNKEEYMFSLIAEQAASGQSIKSFCARHGIRSGNWFYWQKRYQQRNVESHNNDNGSFTLLQVTPDVVTSVESGIFVEYKGLKIYRPVPASFLKELIG; encoded by the coding sequence ATGAGAACTAGAACATCACAAGTCAATAAAGAGGAGTACATGTTTTCCCTCATCGCTGAGCAAGCCGCCAGTGGTCAATCTATTAAGTCCTTTTGTGCCAGACATGGGATTCGTTCCGGCAATTGGTTTTACTGGCAGAAAAGGTACCAGCAAAGAAACGTAGAATCTCATAATAATGATAATGGAAGTTTTACTTTGCTTCAAGTAACGCCGGATGTAGTCACTTCTGTAGAATCAGGCATCTTTGTCGAATATAAAGGATTGAAAATTTATCGTCCGGTACCGGCCTCTTTTCTAAAGGAATTAATCGGGTAA
- the tnpB gene encoding IS66 family insertion sequence element accessory protein TnpB (TnpB, as the term is used for proteins encoded by IS66 family insertion elements, is considered an accessory protein, since TnpC, encoded by a neighboring gene, is a DDE family transposase.) translates to MLQIHPGTRYLLYSKWADVRKSFDGLSGLITNELKMPIESGDVFIFLNRRQTHIKLLQWEGDGFGMYYKRLEEGTFELPAGFMEGTHSEISSKQLSLILQGVSLKKAFYRKRYTSPEG, encoded by the coding sequence ATGTTGCAGATTCATCCAGGAACAAGATATCTGCTATATTCCAAATGGGCAGACGTAAGAAAGAGCTTTGATGGATTGAGTGGCCTTATCACTAATGAACTCAAAATGCCGATAGAGTCCGGTGACGTTTTTATCTTCCTGAACCGCCGGCAAACTCACATTAAGCTATTGCAATGGGAAGGAGATGGCTTTGGCATGTATTATAAGCGATTGGAAGAGGGTACATTTGAATTGCCTGCCGGATTTATGGAAGGTACACATAGCGAGATATCCAGCAAACAGCTTTCTTTGATATTGCAGGGAGTCTCTCTGAAAAAGGCATTTTATCGTAAGCGGTATACCTCGCCTGAGGGCTAA
- the tnpC gene encoding IS66 family transposase, whose protein sequence is MSESAANIYYKELYEASIMMVQQLNKSLEQQQKSNQSLQDQVTQLQYQLQQLTKLLKGFKSERFLPSAVSNLQPELGFNAEVAPPATNLSEVKKISYTQARKANTDITASDNGTRLPDHLRRETSILEPTEDISDCVKIGEEIRETLSWKPGEIFVNRIVVNVYRSTTVTNKGKEIIIKAPLPVRAINKCLADPALLAQITVDKLVDHKPLNRQIEAFKRNGVEIPYSTMSDWVGLVAKALMPLGTIHLKEMYKYNYWHADETGIAVLDRTKQKETHKGYYWTFLTGDGRMIYYDYQPGRGVERPLNILKDFKGHLQAYGYAVYDELPLENITVFYCMAHARRKIYDAQSNNEKPASYALQEIAKLYAIEQACQDEQLNEEQIKDRRNKESLPILKALGEWMKKEYQQLRPKSLIAQAFAYSIKRWEKLSLYAHTGNLIIDNNAIERCMRNVAVGYVKRKIM, encoded by the coding sequence ATGTCGGAATCTGCTGCAAATATTTATTACAAGGAGCTGTATGAAGCATCGATAATGATGGTTCAGCAGTTAAATAAAAGCCTTGAGCAGCAGCAGAAGAGCAATCAAAGCCTGCAGGACCAGGTAACCCAACTTCAGTACCAGCTACAGCAACTAACTAAATTATTGAAGGGATTTAAATCTGAGCGCTTTTTACCTTCAGCTGTATCCAATTTACAGCCGGAGTTAGGGTTTAATGCTGAGGTAGCACCTCCAGCGACAAATCTTTCTGAAGTAAAGAAGATCAGCTATACCCAAGCCAGGAAAGCTAATACCGATATTACCGCATCAGATAATGGCACGCGGCTTCCTGATCACCTAAGGCGGGAAACATCAATACTGGAACCCACAGAAGATATTAGTGATTGTGTGAAGATTGGAGAAGAGATAAGAGAAACCCTAAGCTGGAAGCCAGGAGAGATCTTTGTCAACCGTATTGTAGTAAATGTTTATCGTAGTACAACTGTGACAAATAAAGGGAAGGAGATTATTATCAAAGCGCCTTTGCCAGTTCGGGCAATAAACAAATGTCTGGCAGATCCTGCATTACTTGCTCAGATCACGGTTGATAAATTAGTTGACCATAAGCCCCTAAACCGGCAGATAGAAGCTTTTAAACGCAATGGTGTTGAAATACCTTACTCCACAATGTCTGATTGGGTAGGGCTGGTAGCAAAAGCATTAATGCCACTTGGTACAATCCATCTGAAGGAAATGTACAAATACAACTACTGGCATGCTGACGAGACCGGAATAGCAGTGCTTGATAGAACAAAACAAAAAGAAACTCATAAAGGTTATTATTGGACCTTCCTGACAGGTGATGGCAGAATGATCTATTATGACTATCAACCTGGTCGTGGAGTCGAAAGACCTCTGAATATCTTAAAGGATTTTAAAGGCCATCTGCAGGCTTACGGTTACGCCGTGTACGATGAGTTGCCATTAGAGAATATAACAGTCTTCTACTGTATGGCTCATGCACGCCGTAAGATTTACGACGCGCAGAGTAATAATGAAAAGCCGGCATCATATGCATTACAAGAGATCGCAAAATTGTATGCAATTGAACAGGCATGCCAGGACGAACAGTTGAATGAAGAACAAATAAAAGATCGCCGTAATAAGGAAAGTCTACCTATACTGAAAGCATTAGGCGAATGGATGAAAAAAGAGTACCAGCAACTCAGACCGAAATCCCTTATTGCACAGGCGTTTGCATACAGTATAAAAAGGTGGGAAAAACTAAGCCTGTATGCTCATACTGGTAATCTAATAATCGATAATAATGCGATTGAAAGATGCATGAGAAATGTGGCAGTGGGTTATGTAAAGCGGAAGATTATGTAA